Proteins encoded within one genomic window of Mycolicibacterium aubagnense:
- a CDS encoding DivIVA domain-containing protein — protein sequence MTLILIYLVVLILVAVVLFALGTVLFGRSEQLPPLARGTTATVLPASGVTGADVDAVKFTQTLRGYKTSEVDWVLDRLAQELDSLRGELTTLRAQTADSEQ from the coding sequence GTGACGCTGATTCTCATCTACCTCGTGGTGCTGATCCTGGTCGCGGTGGTGCTGTTCGCCTTGGGCACCGTGCTGTTCGGCCGCAGTGAGCAACTGCCGCCACTGGCCCGGGGCACCACAGCCACCGTGCTGCCCGCCTCCGGCGTCACGGGTGCTGACGTCGACGCCGTCAAGTTCACGCAGACCCTGCGCGGTTACAAGACCAGCGAGGTCGACTGGGTGCTGGACCGGCTGGCACAGGAGCTGGACTCGCTGCGCGGCGAGTTGACGACGTTGCGGGCGCAAACCGCGGACTCCGAGCAGTGA
- a CDS encoding DNA-3-methyladenine glycosylase I, with translation MTAPDGKIRCGWVIIGESADATQYRDYHDTEWGRPLRGTQALFERVSLEAFQSGLSWLTILRKRENFRAAFHGFDVAKVAGFGEKDIDRLLADPGIVRNRAKIEATIANARVIDGGLDLDELLWSFAPPSRPRPADLAQVPATTPESVAMAKELKRLGFRFVGPTTAYALMQATGMVDDHVESCWVPPHTRSEP, from the coding sequence GTGACCGCACCCGATGGCAAGATCCGGTGCGGCTGGGTCATCATCGGCGAGTCCGCCGACGCCACGCAGTACCGCGACTACCACGACACCGAATGGGGCCGCCCGCTGCGCGGCACGCAGGCGCTGTTCGAGCGCGTGTCGCTGGAGGCGTTCCAGAGCGGCCTGTCCTGGCTGACCATCCTGCGCAAACGGGAGAACTTCCGGGCCGCGTTCCATGGGTTCGACGTCGCGAAGGTGGCCGGCTTCGGCGAGAAGGACATCGACCGGCTGCTGGCCGATCCCGGTATCGTCCGCAACCGCGCCAAGATCGAGGCGACCATCGCCAACGCCCGCGTGATCGACGGCGGTCTGGACCTCGACGAGCTGCTGTGGTCGTTCGCACCCCCATCGCGGCCTCGCCCGGCCGACCTGGCACAGGTGCCGGCGACCACGCCGGAATCCGTGGCCATGGCGAAGGAGCTGAAGCGCCTGGGATTTCGGTTCGTCGGCCCGACCACGGCGTATGCGTTGATGCAGGCCACCGGGATGGTCGACGACCACGTGGAGTCGTGTTGGGTACCCCCGCACACGCGATCAGAGCCCTGA
- a CDS encoding DUF3117 domain-containing protein — protein MAAMKPRTGDGPLEATKEGRGIVMRVPLEGGGRLVVELTPDEAAALGDELKNVTS, from the coding sequence ATGGCGGCGATGAAGCCCCGGACCGGCGACGGTCCACTGGAAGCAACCAAAGAGGGGCGCGGCATCGTCATGCGGGTACCGCTGGAAGGTGGCGGTCGTCTGGTGGTCGAGCTGACCCCGGATGAGGCCGCAGCGCTGGGCGACGAACTGAAGAACGTCACCAGCTAG
- the glgA gene encoding glycogen synthase, whose translation MRVAMMTREYPPEVYGGAGVHVTELVAQLTKLCDVDVHCMGVHRRDAFVAQPDPLLAGANAALTTLSADLAMVNNAFAGPAAVPTVVHSHTWYTGMAGHLTALLHGIPHVLTAHSLEPRRPWKAEQLGGGYRISSWVERTAIEAADAVIAVSAGMRADVLATYPQLDPARVHVVRNGIDTDDWYPVEAGQTLLDLGIDPDRPIVAFVGRITRQKGVSHLIAAAHRFDPDVQLVLCAGAPDTPEIAAEVAAAVKELSATRAGVHWIQEMLPTDKIREILATATVFVCPSVYEPLGIVNLEAMACGTAVVASDVGGIPEVVDDGNTGLLVHYDAADAVRFETGLAVAVNTLVRDPDQARTFGEAGRRRCIEEFSWMQVAEQTLDIYRSVCD comes from the coding sequence ATGCGGGTGGCGATGATGACTCGGGAGTATCCGCCGGAGGTCTACGGCGGCGCGGGCGTGCATGTGACCGAACTCGTCGCGCAGCTGACGAAGCTGTGCGATGTCGACGTCCACTGCATGGGTGTGCACCGCAGAGATGCTTTCGTGGCTCAGCCCGATCCGTTACTCGCCGGGGCCAATGCGGCCCTGACGACGCTGTCGGCGGACCTGGCGATGGTCAACAACGCCTTCGCCGGACCGGCCGCCGTGCCGACCGTAGTGCACTCGCACACCTGGTACACGGGGATGGCCGGGCACCTCACCGCACTGCTGCACGGCATCCCGCATGTGCTGACCGCGCACTCGCTGGAACCGAGACGGCCGTGGAAGGCCGAGCAGCTCGGCGGCGGCTACCGCATCTCATCGTGGGTCGAGCGCACGGCGATCGAAGCGGCCGACGCCGTCATCGCGGTCAGCGCGGGCATGCGGGCCGACGTCCTGGCCACCTATCCGCAGCTGGACCCGGCCCGAGTGCACGTGGTCCGCAACGGGATCGACACCGACGACTGGTATCCGGTGGAGGCGGGCCAGACTCTCCTCGACCTCGGAATCGATCCGGACCGGCCGATCGTGGCGTTCGTCGGCCGGATCACGCGGCAGAAGGGCGTCAGCCATCTGATCGCGGCAGCCCACCGCTTCGACCCGGACGTACAGCTGGTGCTGTGTGCCGGCGCACCCGACACCCCGGAGATCGCCGCCGAAGTGGCGGCCGCGGTGAAGGAGCTCAGCGCGACGCGCGCCGGGGTGCACTGGATCCAGGAGATGTTGCCGACCGACAAGATCCGCGAAATACTGGCGACGGCAACAGTTTTCGTCTGTCCATCGGTCTACGAACCGCTGGGCATCGTCAACCTCGAAGCCATGGCCTGCGGGACCGCGGTGGTCGCGTCAGACGTCGGCGGCATTCCCGAGGTGGTCGACGACGGCAACACCGGACTACTGGTGCACTACGACGCCGCCGATGCGGTGAGGTTTGAGACGGGGCTCGCAGTCGCCGTCAACACGTTGGTCCGCGACCCCGATCAGGCCCGCACCTTCGGGGAGGCCGGCCGTCGGCGGTGCATCGAGGAATTCTCCTGGATGCAGGTCGCCGAGCAGACGCTCGACATCTATCGGAGCGTCTGCGACTGA
- the glgC gene encoding glucose-1-phosphate adenylyltransferase, with protein sequence MREQPQVLGIVLAGGEGKRLYPLTADRAKPAVPFGGAYRLIDFVLSNLVNARYLRICVLTQYKSHSLDRHISQNWRLSGLAGEYITPVPAQQRLGPRWYTGSADAIYQSMNLIYDEDPDYIVVFGADHVYRMDPEQMVRFHIESGAGATVAGIRVPRAEASAFGCIDADDSGRIRSFVEKPLDPPGTPDDPEQTFVSMGNYVFTTKALIDAIRVDAENHDSDHDMGGDIIPQMVADGMAAVYDFNDNEVPGATERDHGYWRDVGTLDAFYDAHMDLVSVHPVFNLYNRRWPILGESEHLAPAKFVNGGSAQESVVGAGSIISAASVRNSVLSSNVVIDDGAIVEGSVIMPGARVGRGAVVRHAILDKNVVVGPGEMVGVDLEKDRERFSVSAGGVVAVGKGVWV encoded by the coding sequence ATGAGGGAACAGCCGCAGGTGCTGGGAATCGTCTTGGCCGGCGGCGAGGGCAAACGGCTGTATCCGCTGACCGCGGATCGCGCCAAGCCGGCAGTCCCGTTCGGCGGTGCCTACCGGCTCATCGACTTCGTGCTCTCCAACCTCGTCAACGCCCGTTACCTGCGGATTTGCGTTCTGACGCAATACAAGTCGCATTCCCTGGACCGGCACATCTCGCAGAACTGGCGGCTCTCGGGTCTGGCCGGTGAGTACATCACCCCGGTTCCGGCGCAGCAGCGGCTGGGACCGCGGTGGTACACCGGCTCGGCCGACGCCATCTACCAGTCGATGAACCTCATCTACGACGAGGACCCGGACTACATCGTGGTTTTCGGCGCCGACCACGTGTACCGCATGGACCCCGAGCAGATGGTGCGGTTCCACATCGAGAGCGGCGCGGGCGCGACGGTCGCAGGCATCCGGGTGCCGCGGGCGGAGGCGTCGGCATTCGGCTGCATCGACGCCGACGATTCGGGCCGCATCCGCAGTTTTGTCGAAAAGCCGTTGGATCCGCCGGGCACTCCCGACGACCCGGAGCAGACGTTCGTCTCCATGGGCAACTACGTGTTCACCACCAAGGCACTCATCGACGCCATCCGCGTGGACGCCGAGAACCACGACTCCGATCACGACATGGGCGGCGACATCATTCCGCAGATGGTTGCCGACGGGATGGCCGCCGTCTACGACTTCAATGACAACGAGGTGCCCGGGGCCACCGAACGCGACCACGGCTACTGGCGCGATGTCGGAACGCTCGACGCGTTCTACGACGCCCACATGGACCTCGTGTCGGTGCACCCGGTGTTCAACCTCTACAACCGGCGCTGGCCCATCCTCGGCGAATCGGAGCACCTGGCTCCGGCCAAGTTCGTCAACGGCGGTTCGGCGCAGGAATCGGTGGTCGGCGCGGGCAGCATCATTTCGGCTGCGTCTGTGCGTAATTCGGTGCTGTCGTCCAACGTCGTGATCGACGACGGCGCCATCGTCGAGGGCAGCGTGATCATGCCGGGCGCGCGCGTGGGTCGGGGAGCGGTGGTCCGGCACGCGATCTTGGACAAGAACGTGGTGGTCGGCCCCGGCGAGATGGTCGGTGTGGACCTGGAGAAGGACCGCGAACGCTTCTCGGTCAGCGCCGGCGGCGTGGTCGCGGTCGGTAAGGGCGTCTGGGTCTAG
- a CDS encoding TetR/AcrR family transcriptional regulator — MSIGERRERERAARRQLIVATARKLAEAEGWDAVTTRRLSAEIEYSQPVLYKHFAGMEQIADAIAVDGFTELAEAIQAAHSGTDATGEPLMRIALAYLEFARDNPAVYDAMFTRTTTLQFAAHSTPPQLTAAFAALRVSVGMATGEQDADTLTEVFWAALHGLVTLGRTERLRTGYDSNRLQALVDTFTHRGETTHQL, encoded by the coding sequence ATGTCCATCGGGGAAAGACGCGAGCGGGAACGCGCCGCACGCCGACAATTGATCGTCGCGACGGCTCGAAAACTGGCCGAGGCCGAAGGCTGGGACGCCGTCACGACCCGCCGGTTGTCCGCCGAGATCGAGTACAGCCAGCCGGTCTTGTACAAGCACTTCGCCGGCATGGAACAGATCGCTGACGCCATCGCGGTCGACGGATTCACTGAACTCGCCGAAGCGATCCAGGCCGCCCACTCCGGCACCGACGCGACCGGTGAGCCCCTGATGCGCATCGCTCTCGCCTACCTGGAGTTCGCGCGCGACAACCCGGCGGTCTATGACGCGATGTTCACCCGCACGACCACGCTGCAGTTCGCTGCCCACAGCACCCCGCCCCAGCTGACAGCGGCCTTCGCCGCACTGAGAGTGTCGGTCGGCATGGCCACCGGCGAACAGGATGCCGACACCCTCACCGAAGTGTTCTGGGCCGCATTGCACGGACTGGTCACGCTCGGTCGCACCGAACGACTCCGCACCGGCTACGACTCGAACCGACTCCAGGCGCTCGTCGACACGTTCACCCACAGGGGCGAAACAACACACCAGCTCTGA
- a CDS encoding DUF1772 domain-containing protein — MTLDDIARGAAVIAVLGTAVVYGTDVFCAVVLRPALASVGDDALVALTGQVHRYGDRRMPVPGVLGLASVAVSTVLAVAAAHRAQAVAAGIALVLLLIWLVLYVRVSAPINRQLTAAAVAGRSLPNGRPLQAKWDSVIDIRALLQGVAVGALCVALML, encoded by the coding sequence ATGACTCTCGATGACATCGCCCGCGGTGCCGCGGTGATCGCGGTGCTGGGCACCGCGGTGGTCTATGGCACCGACGTGTTCTGTGCCGTGGTGCTGCGACCGGCACTGGCGTCGGTCGGTGACGATGCCCTCGTCGCGCTGACGGGGCAGGTGCACCGATACGGCGACCGGCGCATGCCGGTGCCTGGGGTGCTCGGCCTGGCATCTGTGGCGGTGAGCACTGTGCTGGCTGTGGCCGCCGCGCACCGGGCGCAGGCCGTTGCCGCGGGTATCGCGCTGGTGCTGCTTCTGATCTGGCTCGTTCTCTACGTCCGGGTGAGCGCTCCCATCAATCGTCAACTGACCGCAGCGGCCGTAGCTGGCCGGTCGCTGCCGAACGGGCGTCCGCTGCAGGCGAAGTGGGACTCCGTCATCGATATCCGTGCGCTGCTGCAGGGTGTGGCGGTAGGTGCCCTCTGTGTGGCGCTGATGCTCTGA
- a CDS encoding NIPSNAP family protein has protein sequence MFQLRIYTLRSPQALTQYATVHWARHVPTFASFGVTTLGVWTERGRANRLVALIGYPAGADPERLTRHIMASAEFAADMAGFDVDDIIDVQTTLLDATTFSAIR, from the coding sequence ATGTTTCAGCTCAGGATCTATACCCTGCGATCACCGCAAGCGTTGACGCAGTACGCAACGGTGCATTGGGCGCGTCACGTACCCACTTTTGCTTCTTTCGGCGTCACGACGCTCGGTGTATGGACCGAACGCGGCAGGGCGAACCGACTGGTGGCGCTGATCGGCTATCCCGCCGGCGCGGACCCGGAGCGCCTCACGCGACACATCATGGCCAGTGCGGAATTCGCCGCCGACATGGCCGGCTTCGACGTCGACGACATCATCGACGTGCAGACCACATTGCTCGACGCGACAACGTTTTCAGCCATTCGCTAA
- a CDS encoding DUF4267 domain-containing protein produces the protein MTMTATIGYVLAGLLAAAIIFIGGRFLVAPRIAAAGYGVPVHSELSVVGAYLSVKGVRDIATGLYVIILMIAGATHLIGWVMLAATIIPIGDAAIVLRHGGAKSVAWGVHGGTAAVMLVTTALLLTSG, from the coding sequence ATGACCATGACAGCCACCATCGGCTACGTACTTGCCGGACTACTTGCCGCAGCCATCATCTTCATCGGTGGTCGCTTTCTCGTCGCCCCGCGCATCGCAGCGGCGGGCTACGGCGTACCGGTGCATTCGGAGCTATCCGTAGTGGGCGCCTACTTGAGCGTCAAAGGTGTGCGCGATATCGCCACGGGGCTCTACGTGATCATCCTGATGATCGCGGGAGCAACCCACCTGATCGGGTGGGTGATGTTGGCCGCCACCATCATTCCGATTGGCGACGCCGCCATTGTGCTGCGGCACGGCGGTGCCAAGTCGGTCGCCTGGGGCGTGCATGGCGGTACTGCTGCCGTCATGCTCGTCACGACCGCGCTTCTGCTCACGTCGGGATAG
- a CDS encoding methyltransferase family protein translates to MKLAMQALASAVLGIIFFALLLCVPAGTIHYWQAWVFIAVFMIATMGPSMYLAAKHPEALARRMHGGPKAETRPVQKLVMWAVLTSVIATGVVSALDWRFGWSSVPTAVVVLGDVVVGVSLVAAQWVVIQNNFAGASISVEAGQPVISTGLYGIVRHPMYICALIMMFATPLALGSYWGLVPVIASAPALMIRIFDEETMLCTELPGYIDYTRKVRYRLLPYVW, encoded by the coding sequence ATGAAACTCGCCATGCAGGCGCTCGCGTCGGCCGTCCTGGGCATCATTTTCTTCGCCCTGTTGCTGTGCGTACCGGCCGGCACCATCCACTACTGGCAGGCCTGGGTGTTCATCGCGGTGTTCATGATCGCCACCATGGGTCCGAGCATGTACCTGGCGGCCAAGCATCCTGAGGCGCTGGCGCGGCGGATGCACGGCGGCCCGAAGGCCGAGACCCGACCCGTACAGAAGCTCGTCATGTGGGCGGTCCTGACGTCGGTCATCGCGACCGGGGTGGTCAGCGCCCTGGACTGGCGGTTCGGCTGGTCCAGTGTGCCGACGGCGGTGGTGGTGCTGGGCGACGTCGTCGTGGGTGTATCGCTGGTGGCGGCGCAGTGGGTGGTGATCCAGAACAACTTCGCGGGCGCGAGCATCTCCGTCGAAGCCGGACAGCCCGTGATCTCGACCGGGCTGTACGGCATCGTGCGGCACCCCATGTACATCTGCGCGCTCATCATGATGTTCGCAACCCCGCTCGCGCTCGGCTCCTATTGGGGACTGGTGCCCGTGATTGCGAGTGCCCCGGCGCTCATGATCCGCATCTTCGACGAGGAGACGATGCTGTGCACCGAGCTGCCCGGATACATCGACTACACCCGCAAGGTGCGCTACCGCTTGCTGCCCTACGTGTGGTGA
- a CDS encoding ABC transporter permease — MTAVLERPAQPKGAASRSSTFTGTLGLLRLYLRTDRIVLPLWVLLLSLPLSTVYIGSIAAVYPTAAGRAGFVASIMASPAQRAIYGNIYNDSLGAAGIWKAGMFHVLIAVAVILTMIRHTRADEEAGRTELIDSTAVGRNASLTAALLLTGGASLLTGFIGFLGLLKTDVPVMGSLAFSCALAASGLVFTTVAAVAAQLSASARVARGIAFGLLGAAFTLRAVGDASGSELSWASPLGWSLLVRPYAGDRFGVLALHLTLTVALAVLAYQLQGARDVGAGMFAERRGRPRATGMLSGPTGLAWRLCRGSVLVWTIGLGLYGLLVGSVVHGIGDELGGSGSARDIITRLGGTGALEQAFISIAFNMLGMVAAAFAVSLALRPHQEESGQRAETLLAGAVSRTRWLTGYLVIALAGTTAAMLTSGLLAGFTYGAAAGDIGGKLPLVLGSAAVQLPAVWLLVAVTTVLFGAVPRFTPAAWGVLVGFIAVYLLGSLANSPHWLLDLDPFSQVPRVGTGNFTATPLAWLLVVDTALIILGALAFRRRDLR, encoded by the coding sequence ATGACCGCCGTCCTGGAGCGGCCGGCGCAGCCGAAAGGGGCGGCCTCGCGCAGTTCAACGTTCACCGGAACCCTTGGGCTGCTTCGCCTTTACCTGCGTACCGACCGCATCGTGCTGCCGCTGTGGGTATTGCTGCTGTCGCTGCCGCTGTCGACCGTGTACATCGGCAGCATCGCGGCCGTCTACCCCACCGCAGCGGGCCGCGCCGGTTTCGTCGCGAGCATCATGGCCAGCCCGGCCCAACGCGCGATCTACGGCAACATCTACAACGACAGTCTGGGCGCCGCCGGCATCTGGAAAGCCGGCATGTTCCACGTGCTGATCGCTGTCGCCGTCATCCTGACGATGATCCGGCACACCCGCGCCGACGAGGAGGCCGGACGCACCGAGTTGATCGACTCGACGGCGGTGGGCCGCAACGCCAGCCTGACCGCCGCGCTGCTGCTGACCGGCGGCGCCTCACTGCTGACCGGGTTCATCGGATTTCTCGGCTTGCTGAAAACCGATGTGCCCGTTATGGGTTCACTGGCATTCAGTTGCGCGCTGGCCGCTTCCGGGCTGGTGTTCACCACCGTGGCCGCCGTGGCCGCACAACTCTCCGCCAGCGCCCGAGTCGCCCGCGGTATCGCCTTCGGACTACTCGGCGCCGCATTCACCCTCCGTGCTGTGGGCGACGCCAGCGGCAGCGAGCTGTCCTGGGCATCGCCGTTGGGCTGGTCACTGTTGGTGCGCCCGTACGCCGGAGACCGGTTCGGGGTGCTGGCGCTGCATCTGACGCTGACCGTCGCTCTGGCGGTATTGGCGTACCAGCTCCAGGGTGCTCGCGACGTCGGCGCCGGGATGTTCGCCGAACGGCGCGGCCGGCCACGGGCCACCGGAATGCTCAGCGGACCAACGGGATTGGCGTGGCGCCTCTGCCGCGGTTCGGTACTGGTGTGGACCATCGGACTCGGGCTGTACGGGCTGCTGGTCGGCAGCGTGGTGCACGGTATCGGCGACGAGCTGGGCGGTAGCGGCTCGGCCCGCGACATCATCACCCGGCTCGGGGGCACCGGCGCACTGGAGCAGGCGTTCATCTCGATCGCTTTCAATATGCTGGGAATGGTGGCCGCCGCATTTGCGGTCTCGCTGGCGCTGCGGCCGCATCAGGAGGAGAGCGGCCAGCGCGCCGAGACGCTGCTCGCCGGGGCGGTGAGCCGAACCCGTTGGCTGACCGGCTATCTGGTCATCGCACTGGCCGGCACAACAGCCGCGATGCTGACGTCAGGACTACTGGCCGGATTCACCTACGGCGCCGCCGCGGGCGACATCGGCGGCAAGCTGCCGCTGGTACTGGGCTCTGCCGCCGTGCAACTGCCCGCGGTGTGGCTCCTGGTAGCGGTGACGACGGTGTTGTTCGGCGCGGTGCCGCGGTTCACCCCGGCCGCGTGGGGCGTGCTGGTCGGGTTCATCGCGGTGTATCTGCTTGGTTCTCTGGCGAATTCACCGCACTGGCTGTTGGACCTCGATCCGTTCAGCCAGGTGCCGCGTGTCGGTACCGGAAACTTCACCGCTACTCCCCTGGCGTGGTTGCTGGTGGTGGACACAGCTCTGATCATCCTGGGCGCCTTGGCGTTCCGGCGCCGCGATCTGCGGTAG
- a CDS encoding ABC transporter ATP-binding protein: MNVNAATEAIEIDTLTKNFGAVRALDGLNLRVQRGEVHGFLGPNGAGKSTTIRILLGLVRADSGMVRLLGGDPWTDSVALHRQIAYVPGDVTLWPTLTGGETIDLLARMRGGIDEKRRTELTERFDLDPTKKTRTYSKGNRQKVSLVSAFASNADLLLLDEPSSGLDPLMENIFQQCVAEAARRGTTVLLSSHILAETERLCQRVTIIRAGRTVETGTLESMRHLSSTTIKADMINNPGRIDHLPGVSDIAFDGRMLTARVESESLGAVIKALGDAGVRSLVSQPPTLEDLFLRHYDSGRARREPEEVRA; this comes from the coding sequence GTGAATGTGAACGCCGCAACAGAAGCCATCGAAATCGACACCCTGACCAAGAACTTCGGCGCGGTCCGGGCGCTCGACGGGCTGAATCTGAGAGTCCAACGGGGTGAGGTCCACGGCTTTCTCGGCCCCAACGGCGCCGGAAAGTCCACGACCATCCGCATCTTGCTCGGGCTGGTTCGCGCGGACTCCGGCATGGTCCGTCTGCTCGGTGGCGATCCATGGACCGATTCCGTGGCGCTGCATCGCCAAATCGCCTACGTGCCAGGCGATGTCACCCTGTGGCCCACCCTGACCGGCGGCGAGACCATCGACCTACTGGCCCGCATGCGCGGCGGCATCGACGAGAAACGTCGTACCGAACTCACCGAGCGGTTCGACCTGGACCCCACCAAGAAGACCCGCACGTACTCGAAAGGCAACCGGCAGAAGGTCTCGTTGGTCTCCGCGTTCGCCTCGAACGCGGACCTGCTGCTGCTCGACGAACCCAGCAGCGGCCTGGATCCGTTGATGGAGAACATCTTCCAGCAGTGCGTTGCCGAGGCCGCCCGCCGCGGGACCACCGTCCTCCTGTCGAGCCACATCCTGGCCGAGACCGAACGGCTGTGCCAGCGGGTGACGATCATCCGTGCCGGCCGGACCGTCGAGACCGGAACGCTGGAATCGATGCGGCACTTGTCGAGCACCACGATCAAGGCCGACATGATCAACAACCCGGGCCGGATCGACCATCTGCCAGGGGTTTCCGACATCGCGTTCGACGGTCGGATGCTCACCGCCCGGGTCGAATCCGAGAGCCTCGGCGCCGTCATCAAGGCGCTCGGTGATGCCGGCGTGCGCTCACTGGTGAGCCAGCCGCCCACCCTGGAAGACCTGTTCCTGCGGCACTACGACAGTGGTCGTGCGCGCCGCGAACCCGAGGAGGTACGGGCATGA
- a CDS encoding TetR/AcrR family transcriptional regulator — protein sequence MRSVEDLTTVARIRDAAIEQFGEHGFSASIRSIAAAAGVSAALVIHHFGSKEKLREACDAYVIETVRVAKTESMQNASPSSWFAQIAEIESFAPMTAYLMQALQSGGELSKSLWQNMIENTEGYLEEGVRAGTIKPSHDPKARARFLALTGGGAFLTYIQLHDNPSDYRKVLHDYAQDMLLPALELYTEGLMSDSTMYQAFLAQQESGNPIVTTTEE from the coding sequence ATGCGTTCAGTCGAAGACCTCACAACCGTCGCCCGCATCCGCGACGCCGCGATCGAACAGTTCGGCGAGCACGGGTTCTCGGCCAGCATCCGCAGCATCGCCGCGGCCGCCGGGGTCAGCGCGGCACTGGTGATCCACCACTTCGGGTCCAAGGAGAAGCTGCGCGAAGCCTGCGACGCCTACGTCATCGAAACGGTCCGGGTCGCCAAGACCGAGTCGATGCAGAACGCCAGCCCGAGCTCGTGGTTCGCCCAGATCGCCGAGATCGAATCCTTCGCCCCCATGACGGCCTACCTGATGCAGGCCCTGCAGAGTGGTGGAGAGCTATCAAAGTCATTGTGGCAGAACATGATCGAAAACACCGAAGGCTATCTGGAAGAGGGTGTCCGCGCAGGCACCATCAAGCCGAGTCACGACCCCAAGGCGCGCGCCCGATTCTTGGCGCTCACCGGCGGCGGCGCCTTCCTGACGTACATCCAGCTGCACGACAACCCGTCGGATTACCGCAAGGTGCTGCACGACTACGCGCAGGACATGCTGCTGCCCGCACTCGAGCTGTACACCGAAGGCCTCATGTCCGATTCGACGATGTACCAGGCGTTTCTGGCCCAACAGGAATCAGGCAACCCCATCGTCACCACCACCGAGGAGTGA
- a CDS encoding O-methyltransferase, whose translation MSSTDDPTVSAGSGQPAPAQQAPAAPTPAPTQPAGAAPAAAAKPSPAEAIVKHAERSITEEPITAAARERAEESGANPITPAVGALLSVLAKIASAKAVVEVGTGAGVSGLWLLSGMRDDGVLTTIDIEPEHQRLAKQAFIAAGVGPSRTRLIVGRAQEVLTRLADESYDLVFIDGEPVDQPQFVAEGVRLLRPGGVIVIHRAALGGRAGDAAANDRDVTAVREATRAIAEDERLTPVLVPLGDGLLAAVRD comes from the coding sequence ATGTCCAGCACCGATGACCCGACGGTTTCGGCCGGTAGCGGCCAGCCCGCGCCGGCCCAACAGGCTCCGGCCGCCCCGACTCCGGCGCCGACCCAGCCTGCCGGCGCTGCACCGGCGGCCGCTGCCAAGCCCAGCCCGGCCGAGGCCATCGTCAAGCACGCCGAGCGGTCCATCACCGAGGAACCGATCACCGCGGCGGCCCGGGAACGGGCAGAGGAGAGCGGGGCCAATCCGATCACTCCGGCCGTCGGCGCGCTGCTGAGTGTGCTCGCCAAGATCGCATCGGCCAAGGCCGTGGTCGAGGTCGGGACCGGCGCCGGCGTGAGTGGGCTGTGGCTGCTGTCCGGCATGCGCGACGACGGCGTGCTGACCACCATCGACATCGAGCCCGAGCACCAGCGGCTGGCCAAGCAGGCGTTCATCGCGGCGGGCGTCGGACCGTCGCGGACCCGGCTGATCGTGGGCCGCGCCCAGGAAGTCCTGACCCGGCTGGCCGACGAGTCGTACGACCTGGTGTTCATCGACGGCGAACCCGTCGACCAGCCGCAATTCGTCGCCGAGGGCGTCCGCCTGCTTCGGCCGGGTGGCGTCATCGTCATCCACCGGGCGGCGCTCGGCGGTCGCGCCGGTGACGCCGCCGCCAACGACCGCGACGTGACCGCGGTACGCGAGGCCACCCGCGCCATCGCCGAGGACGAGCGACTGACCCCGGTCCTGGTGCCGCTCGGCGACGGGCTGCTGGCCGCGGTACGCGACTAG